A genome region from Erigeron canadensis isolate Cc75 chromosome 3, C_canadensis_v1, whole genome shotgun sequence includes the following:
- the LOC122591465 gene encoding uncharacterized protein LOC122591465: MPNYAKFLKEHISDKKKLEEAKTAVMSAECSAIIKNEIPLKLEDPGSVLISCSFGAMLSKALADLGATINLVPYSVYKKLSLGALTPTRMSIRLADRSFQYPMGIAENLQIKVGHMIFPVDFVILEMEADVNVPLILGRPFLMTADAIIRVKAKEISLGVGDDRVIFNVDRALKHPYSCYESCFRIDVVEEEDALEKELMDFLDTEEGEALLACS, translated from the coding sequence atgcctaattatgcaaagtttctcaagGAACACATCTCGGATAAGAAGAAGTTGGAAGAGGCGAAGACGGCAGTCATGAGTGCCGAGTGTTCCGCCATCATCAAGAACGAGATTCCCCTTAAGTTGGAAGATCCAGGGAGTgttcttatttcttgttcttttggtgcTATGTTGTCTaaggcattggccgatcttggGGCCACCATTAACTTAGTGCCTTATTCTGTTTACAAAAAGTTGTCGTTAGGTGCATTGACCCCTACCCGCATGAGTATTAGGCTCGCGGAtagatcattccaatatcccatggggatagcagAAAATTTGCAGATCAAGGTGGGTCATATGATTTTTCCggttgattttgttattctCGAGATGGAGGCGGATGTTAATGTCCCTCTAATTCTTGGCCGACcattcctcatgaccgcggatgctatcatccgggttaAAGCTAAGGAGATTTCCTTAGGCGTCGGTGATGACCGGGttatttttaatgttgataGAGCTCTTAAGCACCCTTACTCATGTTATgagtcttgtttcaggattgatgttgTTGAAGAGGAAGAtgctttggaaaaggagcttatGGATTTCTTGGATACGGAAGAAGGTGAAGCACTGCTAGCTTGTAGTTAA